The following proteins are co-located in the Ailuropoda melanoleuca isolate Jingjing chromosome 13, ASM200744v2, whole genome shotgun sequence genome:
- the GPR142 gene encoding probable G-protein coupled receptor 142, whose protein sequence is MTLKGQEAAGPPRTTLLPTANGSGPSQEWEGHWPEVPERSLCVVGVIPVIYYSTLLGLGLPVNLLTTVALARLAARTRKPSYYYLLALTASDIVTQVVIVFMGFLLQGAVLARQVPQAVVRSANILEFAANHASVWIAVLLTVDRYSALCHPLQHRAASSPGRTRRAIVTVLGAALLTGIPFYWWLDVWRDVDPPSMLDEVLKWAHCLTVYFIPCGVFLVTNSAIVCRLRRRSQSGPRPRVGKSTAILLGVSTLFALLWAPRIFVMLYHLYVAPVHRDWRVHLALDVANMAAMLNTAVNFGLYCFVSKTFRATVREVIHDAHLPCTLGSRPEGVVGNSVLKPPGPPRGAEQ, encoded by the exons ATGACGCTtaaggggcaggaggcag CTGGCCCGCCACGAACGACCCTGCTGCCCACAGCCAACGGCAGTGGGCCAAGCCAGGAGTGGGAAGGCCATTGGCCGGAAGTCCCAGAGCGGTCTCTCTGTGTGGTGGGTGTCATCCCTGTCATCTACTACAGCAccctgctgggcctggggctgcctg TCAACCTCCTGACCACAGTGGCCCTGGCCCGGCTGGCCGCCAGGACCAGGAAGCCCTCCTACTACTACCTTCTGGCGCTCACGGCCTCGGATATCGTCACCCAGGTGGTCATCGTGTTCATGGGTTTCCTCCTGCAGGGGGCCGTGCTGGCCCGGCAGGTGCCCCAGGCTGTGGTGCGCTCGGCTAACATCCTGGAGTTTGCCGCCAACCATGCCTCAGTCTGGATCGCCGTCCTGCTCACGGTCGACCGCTACAGCGCCCTGTGCCACCCCCTGCAGCACCGGGCCGCCTCGTCCCCAGGCCGGACCCGCCGGGCCATCGTCACTGTCCTGGGCGCCGCTCTGCTCACGGGCATCCCCTTCTACTGGTGGCTGGACGTGTGGAGGGACGTGGACCCCCCCAGCATGCTGGACGAGGTCCTCAAGTGGGCTCACTGCCTCACGGTCTATTTTATCCCTTGTGGCGTTTTCCTGGTCACCAACTCGGCCATCGTCTGCCGGCTGCGGAGGAGAAGCCAGAGTGGGCCGCGGCCCCGGGTGGGCAAGAGTACGGCCATCCTGCTGGGCGTCAGCACGCTCTTCGCCCTCCTTTGGGCACCCCGGATCTTCGTCATGCTCTACCACCTGTATGTGGCCCCCGTCCACCGGGACTGGAGGGTCCACCTGGCCTTGGACGTGGCCAACATGGCCGCCATGCTCAACACGGCGGTCAACTTCGGCCTCTACTGCTTTGTCAGCAAGACTTTCCGGGCCACCGTCCGAGAGGTCATCCACGATGCCCACCTGCCCTGCACACTGGGGTCACGGCCAGAGGGCGTGGTGGGGAACTCCGTGCTGAAGCCTCCAGGGCCTCCCAGAGGGGCAGAACAGTAG